From one Thunnus maccoyii chromosome 6, fThuMac1.1, whole genome shotgun sequence genomic stretch:
- the sik2b gene encoding serine/threonine-protein kinase SIK2 isoform X2 — protein sequence METKNMLYLVTEYAKNGEIFDYLAKHGRLSELEARRKFWQILSAVEYCHNRNIVHRDLKAENLLLDGHMNIKIADFGFGNFFQPGEPLATWCGSPPYAAPEVFEGQQYEGPQLDIWSMGVVLYVLVCGALPFDGPTLPVLRQRVLEGRFRIPYFMTEDCEHLIRRMLVLDPSKRLSVAQIKEHKWMALDVPVQRPVLYQQPVSTEGEAGVGEYSEQVLRLMHSLGIDQHKTIESLQNKSYNHFAAIYYLLVERLKAHRCSFPVEQRLDARQRRPSTIAEQTVVKSTSGSAQVGLLPQGVRLLRSPAVPQASSDAFTFPQTACPLEQTFMVEDVNTPKVNGCLLDPLPPPTVLRKSSTSSPSNMMETSIDEGIETEEPDTDDDPPHLLSAYQTARFGQRRHTLSEVTNQPGTSNQGKLFALGHNPSMGSMDSDMGYDMGSVHSDLGLLEDAPSLSEVVPTNSSAPGVTPTPFLSARPANPAMAALTSQHRETHNRSPISFREGRRASDTSLTQGLVAFRQHLQNLARTKGILELNKVQMLVEQMGSGEGAAMGPLGPQHHLHNLLEGEASKQQEGLALYQGGPQPPLLSRRQSLETQYLTHRLQAGVLANSPASCQLFCKETPRSLEQQLQEHRLHQKRMYLQQSQGMGLQVYFNQMQIAEGSYPTGGPALDPSASQNPQGPPMSAAHQPQQQGSPQASPPFSHPHSLSPLMEPGEGLVYDPYMSHHHYTQHLSPGSHLHHHLHHEASPSGLGYSYPAGCEQQVLGPSAEALHPDQYEFPLDPGLLPPPAPGEADAGAVAGGLVCPGPSEGLGLPELQSSLLDSEMMETVDSQHGFVLVN from the exons ACTTTGGATTCGGGAACTTCTTCCAGCCCGGGGAGCCTCTGGCCACATGGTGCGGCAGCCCACCCTACGCTGCTCCCGAGGTCTTCGAGGGCCAACAATATGAGGGCCCGCAGCTGGACATCTGG AGTATGGGGGTGGTGCTGTATGTGCTGGTGTGTGGCGCGTTGCCCTTCGATGGTCCCACTTTGCCTGTGTTACGGCAGAGAGTCCTAGAAGGAAGGTTTCGCATCCCCTACTTCATGACTGAAG ACTGTGAGCATCTGATCCGCAGGATGTTGGTCCTGGACCCGTCAAAGCGTCTGTCTGTGGCCCAGATCAAAGAGCACAAGTGGATGGCTCTAGATGTTCCAGTGCAGCGGCCTGTTCTGTACCAACAGCCAGTGTCTACCGAGGGCGAGGCCGGCGTGGGGGAGTACAGCGAGCAGGTCCTTCGCCTGATGCACAGCCTTGGCATTGACCAGCACAAGACTATAGAG TCTTTGCAGAACAAAAGCTACAACCACTTTGCTGCTATCTACTACCTGCTGGTGGAGCGGCTCAAGGCCCATCGCTGCAGCTTCCCCGTCGAACAGAGGCTCGATGCCCGCCAGCGACGGCCCAGCACCATCGCCGAACAGACCGTTGTCAAG tCGACCAGTGGTTCAGCCCAGGTGGGTTTGCTCCCGCAGGGTGTTCGTCTGTTGCGCTCCCCCGCTGTACCCCAAGCCTCCTCCGATGCGTTCACCTTCCCCCAGACTGCATGTCCGCTGGAGCAGACTTTCATGGTGGAGGACGTCAACACGCCCAAA GTGAATGGCTGCCTACTGGACCCCCTGCCTCCCCCCACTGTCCTCCGCAAGTCCTCCACCTCGTCGCCTAGCAACATGATGGAGACATCGATCGATGAGGGCATCGAGACCGAGGAGCCCGACACAGATGATGATCCACCCCACCTGCTCTCGGCCTATCAGACGGCTCGTTTCGGCCAACGACGACACACCCTCTCCGAGGTCACCAACCAGCCAGGGACTTCAAACCAAG GTAAATTATTTGCTCTAGGCCACAACCCCTCCATGGGTAGCATGGACTCTGACATGGGCTACGACATGGGCTCCGTGCACAGCGACCTCGGTCTACTGGAGGACGCCCCATCTCTCAGTGAAGTGGTACCGACCAACAGCTCTGCCCCTGGCGTCACCCCCACGCCTTTCTTGAGCGCTCGGCCTGCCAACCCAGCAATGGCCGCCCTGACCTCTCAGCACAGGGAGACGCACAACCGCTCCCCCATCAGCTTCAGAGAAGGACGCCGGGCCTCTGACACCTCGCTCACCCAAG GTCTGGTTGCGTTCCGGCAGCACCTCCAGAACTTGGCGAGGACCAAAGGCATCCTGGAGCTGAATAAAGTCCAGATGTTGGTGGAGCAGATGGGCTCTGGGGAAGGGGCTGCCATGGGCCCCCTGGGACCACAGCACCACTTGCACAACCTCCTGGAG gGTGAGGCATCCAAGCAGCAGGAGGGCCTAGCTTTATACCAAGGTGGGCCGCAGCCACCTCTCCTGTCCCGCAGGCAGAGTTTGGAGACACAATACCTCACTCATAGGCTACAG GCTGGTGTCTTGGCTAACAGTCCTGCTAGCTGCCAACTTTTCTGTAAGGAGACTCCTCGAAGTTTAGAGCAACAGCTGCAGGAACACAG GCTGCACCAGAAGAGGATGTACCTGCAGCAGTCACAGGGCATGGGGCTGCAGGTCTACTTCAACCAGATGCAGATAGCTGAAGGATCCTACCCGACAGGGGGCCCTGCTCTGGACCCGTCGGCGTCACAAAACCCTCAGGGTCCCCCCATGTCAGCCGCCCACCAGCCTCAGCAGCAGGGCAGTCCCCAGGCCTCGCCACCCTTCAGCCACCCCCATAGCCTGAGCCCCCTGATGGAACCAGGGGAGGGGCTCGTTTATGATCCCTACATGAGCCACCACCACTACACCCAACACCTGTCCCCTGGatcccacctccaccaccacctccaccatgAGGCCTCCCCCAGCGGCCTGGGCTACAGCTACCCCGCAGGCTGTGAGCAGCAGGTCCTGGGCCCTTCCGCTGAGGCCCTTCACCCAGACCAGTATGAGTTCCCGCTGGACCCCGGCCTGCTGCCCCCACCTGCTCCAGGAGAGGCTGATGCTGGAGCTGTGGCCGGGGGTTTGGTTTGTCCAGGGCCATCAGAGGGCCTGGGTCTGCCTGAGCTCCAGAGCTCCCTCCTGGACAGTGAGATGATGGAGACGGTGGACTCCCAGCATGGATTTGTACTGGTCAACTGA